The following are encoded in a window of Vicia villosa cultivar HV-30 ecotype Madison, WI unplaced genomic scaffold, Vvil1.0 ctg.000655F_1_1, whole genome shotgun sequence genomic DNA:
- the LOC131630167 gene encoding uncharacterized protein LOC131630167 — protein MSLALITLVIILPLTIRYLKQGILLCNRHQGLKLQCQHFCSVIYRFAGEDVNDILRAARQVTNASSSPDQRNSPSPSTNEDQREKGVKTHFGPSQKLQNPN, from the exons ATGAGTCTTGCCCTAATTACTCTTGTTATCATTCTTCCTTTGACAATTAGGTATTTAAAACAAGGGATTTTGCTTTGTAATCGACATCAAGGTCTGAAGCTTCAG TGTCAACACTTTTGTTCAGTTATATATAGATTTGCTGGAGAAGATGTGAATGACATTTTACGAGCTGCAAGACag gtAACAAATGCTTCTAGTTCCCCTGACCAAAGGAATTCTCCAAGTCCTTCCACTAACGAAGATCAAAGAGAGAAaggagtgaagacccattttggtccctcacaaaaactacagaacccaaattag